In Flavobacterium piscisymbiosum, the sequence ATAATCCTAAAAAAAATAAAAGTATTAAGAATATCTGATATTTTATTTTCATTTTTTTCATTGGTTTAGAAAACTATCATTAAAAAAATCATCATTAAAACTAAAAACATAAATCCCTAACAAACAATATATTAAAATTCAGAATCAGCTTTAAACTTAGTTTTTTTCTCTTCAATTTTTACTTTTTTAGATATTCATTGAAGGCTTTTTTGCTCTTTTAATAAAAAAATATCAAAAGTGACGTAGGGGTAAATTGTCTTTTAGTTGTGTTACTACTATAGCAACACAATTAATTAACTCTTAACCTCCAATTGCCTTATGATATGTACTATCACTACCGCACTATTATTTTGGTTATTAAAAAAAGATACCAATCCCCTATTTAAAAGCTTCAGTTTTCAGGCGATAAAAAGCAAAATTCAATTTGTTCCAATTTTTTTATTCTTCGCACTTACTTCTCAGGCGCAGAAGAAAACAGTCAATTATAATGTGCTCCGTAACGGCAGTATCATTGGCCAGATGCAATTTTATCAAAAAACGAATAATGACGATGTGTTTTTGAAAATTTCTTCTGAAGTAAAAACCCGGTTTATTTTTGGAATTAATGTAAAAACAGAAGAGGGTTCTCATTTTAAAAATGGAAAACTAATGTCTTCTTATGTAAAGCGTCACGTAAACGGAAAAGAAAAAGCCAATAAAACGACTCAGTTCGTCAACTCCAATTATAAAACTTTATCCGAAAATAAAAAGGGGCAAATCAAAGAACAATATATCGATTACAATTTCATGCTGCTTTACAGCAAAGAACCTGTAGGCGAAGATCAGGTCTATTCTGATAGTTTTCAGCAATTTTTATCCATCAAAAAAATCGACAATCACTCCTACCGAATCGTATTGCCTGACGGAGATTACAACGACTATCATTTCTTAAATGGTATCTGTCAAAAAGTAGAGCTTCATCATACACTCTTTACAATCAACATTCAAATCTCATAATTCAATCTAAAAATCAATCATCATGTTTGCAATCATTTCAAGTTTATTTATAAAGTTATCCTTCTTTGGTGCCATGCCCATTGAAATAGAAAAAATTCACGAAGTCGAAAAAAGTGCTCCCAACTTAATTGTTTATGCCTTGCCGGTGGTGCTGTTTTTTACCATATTAGAATTTGTTGTTTTTTATTTCCTGGAACGAAAAGAATACGACAAAAAAGAAACCCTGGGATCTGTACTAATTGGTTTTGGGAATCTTACCGTTAATTTACTCATGAAAACGGGTTTGCTTTACGCCGTAGTAGGGATTTACAATATATTGCCTTATCGCATGGAGTTTAATTGGTGGAGCTTAATCCCGTGTTTTATATTGTATGATTTTAGTTCTTACTGGACACACCGTATTTCTCATTATTGCCGTTTTTTCTGGGCAACCCATGTAGTTCATCATTCTGCTGATCATTATAATCTTACGGTAAGTTTCAGGCAAAGTTGGTTTCAGTATGCTAAAATTGTATTTTTTGTTCCGTTGATTTTTGCTGGTTTTCATCCTGCCATATTTTTTATTGCAAATCAGCTGAGTGTATTGTATCAGTTTTGGGTGCATACAGAAGCTATTGGAAAGCTGCATCCTTTTATCGAAAAACATTTTGGAACTCCTTCTAATCATCGTGTACATCACGGAAGCCAGGAAAAATATCTCGACAAAAACTTTGGGGCAACCTTTATGATTTGGGATCACTTATTTGACTCCTTTCAGTACGAAGAAGAAAAACCGCGTTATGGTATTACCAGCGCGCTTAAAAGCAAACTCAATCCTTTATATCTCAATATTCATGAATTTCAGGATATTATTACCGATGTAAAAAAGGCAAATGGTTTTCAAAAAAAGATGTATTACATTTTTGCCAGTCCTGATGCTATTGCCAAAAAGAAATTAAATAAAGAAGAGATTCAACCTATTAAATTATCCGTATCATGTGAAGAAATCAAGAAAAACACCGACAATTTCAACAACAACTTTTCGAATATTTTAGCCGAAAAGATAATGGTGCAGAGACCATAGACCCCAAAATAATTAATGCTGAAGAAACTGATAAAGGATTATCTTTTACTTATTTCTCAGATCATAGCTGTATTGTTCACTCCTATGAATTTGGTCTGAATTCTGATCTTGATAGTGATACCTCTATAGATGGTTTTATTCAGTTAATCACCAATCATAACAGGATTCATCATCAGCCCAATCAATCTTACAATTAATAATAATAATAATAATAAAACTTGGATTTTACTCATTTAAACACATAGAAACATAGCTTTTATTCAATTTAAAAAAGGTGTTGCACTTATTTAAAATACACATAGTCTCTATGTGACGAAATGGGTTTCTTTTTGTCTCCTTTTCGGTACAACAAATCTATGTTTCTATGTCTTTTATAAATTAGGCTACAGAAAATGAAAAATGAAGTAATTAAACTGATTAGTTATTAAATATAAAAAGTATATATCTTTGATTTCAATGTCAAATCGCATAAATGGAATATAGCAACAGCGACCATATCAATTTTATCCGGAACGGAAATGAAGCTGCTTTTGAAAAGATTTTTAAAATGTATTTTAAAAACCTTCATGCTTTCGCTTATACTTTTATGAAGGATACTGACATTGCTGAGGAAATTGTTCAAAATGTATTTTTTCGTATTTGGGAAAAAAAAGATCAATTACAAATTGATGATTCTTTGAAGGCTTATCTCTACAGATCAGTTCATAACGAGAGTCTGAATCACATAAAACACTTAAAAGTAAAAAACTCTTTTCAACTACAATATTCAGATCATATGGAATCGTCAGATCCGGATGCATCAAGTAATATGATGGCATCTGAGCTTGAAAACGACATTCAAAAAGCAATTAATGAACTGCCGCAGCAATGCCGTACAATTTTTCAAATGAGTCGTTTTGAGCAGCTTAAATATCAGCAAATAGCCGATCAATTGAATATTTCGATCAAAACTGTAGAAAACCAAATGGGTAAAGCCCTTAGGGTATTGCGAACTAAACTGGTAGAATATCTTCCTTTCTTGTTATTCTTATATTATTTAATCCGAAGATCATGAGCCAAAACAATATGAATATGAACGATGATTTGCTGGTGAAATATCTGGCTGGCGAAACTGATGCAAACGAAAGTGCAACAGTAGAGAATTGGCTTAAAGCCGATAAAAATAACTTAACGTACTACAATGGTTTCAAGAAAATATGGGACGATAGCCTTTTGATCGCTTCCGAAAATAATGTTGATGAAAATGCTGCCTGGAAACGACTGCAAAATCGCATGCATGAAAAAGACGTTCCTGTGCTTCCTCTAAAAAAATCATCCCAAAATTGGTTGCGCATTGTTGCCTCTATCCTGCTCATTAGTACTTTGGGATGGCTTGGTTATTCTTATTTTGAAAATAAATCAGCGAACACTTTAATTCAGATACATGCAACAAACACTACTCTAAATGATACTTTGCCGGATGGCACGACGGTTACTTTAAACAAAAACTCTTCTTTGTCATATACCCGCAAGTTTAAAGGTGACAAACGACCTGTTACTTTACAAGGCGAAGCTTTTTTTTATGTTTCTCCTGATAAAACAAAACCTTTTATTATTACTGTTAATGATGTAACGGTACAAGTAGTAGGAACTTCTTTTAATGTAAAAAACAAAAACGGAAAAACTACAGTTGATGTCGAAACCGGAATTGTAAAAGTAAGTAAGAACAATGATCAGGTCGAACTAAAACATGGCGAGAAAGTAATTATTGCAGACCTACAACTTAAGTTGCTAAAAAGCATTAGCAAAGGCCAATTGTACAATTATTACCGTAATAAAGAACTTGTTTGTGACCAGACGCCACTACAGGAATTAGTTGAGGCGCTCAATGAAATATACAATGTAAATATCACGATTAAAAATCCTGTATTGCAGGAAAAACCAATAACAACAGTATTTAAAGATCAATCATTAGATCAGATTTTAGAAGTAATCCAGGAAACATTTATGATTAAAATGGAACGTAACGGTAACCAAATTCTATTAGAGTAATTCCTTTTTTATATGCAGATAAATTTTAGGTTTACTTTGGTATGTATTTTATTTATACTTTTTTCAGGCACATTTTTTAGTGCTCATGCTCAATCTATATTAGCCACTGAAATATCGATCCAGGCAGATAAAAAACCGTTAGGCAATATTTTGGATCTAATGGAGAAAAAAGGAAGTTTTAGATTTGCTTATTACAGTAAATTAGTCTCAAAAGACAGTCTCGTTAGTATTCATGCTGATCAATCTACCGTAAAGGAAGTTTTAGATCAGTTACTAAACAATCATTATGAGTACAAAGAATCAACGGGTTTTGTGATCCTTCGTTATGCTCCTTTAGAACTCTCACTTGAGTTAGAAAAAAACAATATCGTTGGTGAATATTATGTTGTAAGCGGTTATATCGTAGACACTAAAACCAACAAACGTGTGGAGAATGCCAGCGTTTATGAAAAAAATGCGCTGCAATCTACTTTAACAAATAAAGAAGGTTACTTTGAACTTAAACTTAAAAATGTACAACAAACCATTGAGCTAACGGTTACAAAAGAAAAATACAAAAGCATCACGATGATGTTGCTCTCTGAAATAAAAATCCAAATGGGTTCAAGGCAAACAAAATCTCATTATGATGCGGGTGATTACACGCAAATTGAACGAACGGGAATTGGCCGTTTCTTTATTTCATCAAAACAAAAAATACAATCCCTTAATCTTGGCGGCCTTATTAGCCAGGCTCCCGTACAGGCTTCTTTGATACCGAGTCTTAGTACAAGAGGTATGATGAATTCTCAAATTTCAAGTAGCTTCTCTTTAAATGTATTGGGAGGATATACCGGCGGCGTTCGCGGACTTGAAATTGCCGGATTGTATAATATCACCAGAATGAATGTCGAAGCTTTGCAAATGGCAGGTATATTCAACACTGTGGGAGGATCTGTAAATGGAGTCCAGCTTGCCGGAATCTACAATAATGTGTTTGGTGATCTTAAAGGATTGCAGATGAGCGGTATTCACAATAGCGTAAAAGGCTCGCAAATTGGTTTACAAATCACCGGAATTTACAACAATGTACAGCAAGATTCTAAAGGAATTCAAATAGCTGGTATTCATAATACTGTGAATGGCTCTCAGAACGGATTACAGATATCAGGTATTTATAATATTGGAAACCAAAAGGTTCGCGGCCTGCAAATCGCCGGACTTTTTAATTATGCCAAAGAATTGAAGGGAATTCAGTTTGGATTAGTGAATGTTACGGGTTCGCCATCTGGTTATAGTCTTGGTTTATTGAACTTTAAAAAGGATGGTTATCAAAAATTCACTATTACGCGTAATGAAATTTCAGATATCAATTTTTCTATAAAAACTGGAGATAATAAACTCTACACTATTTTGATGGCAGGAAGAAGCGAACGAAGAAACGAAGAAAAACTAACTTCTTTCGGAATTGGGTTAGGAAAAAATATTCGGTTAGGAAACCGCCTTGCCTACAATCCTGAAATTAGTGCGCAATATCTTTATTTAGGAAATTGTGATTACTATAACTTTTTGTACAAATTCGATTCTGCATTTACATTTCGTCTGTTCAAAGGTGTAGCCATATCCGGAGGCCCTTCTTTTAATATTTATTCGTCTCAATTAAGAGATAAAAATGCCCCTGACACCAACACTTCTACTTTTGTTCAGAATCGAACAGAACGTTATAATGTAATAAAAGACAATGGTAAAGGAATAACCGGATGGGTTGGCTGGAGTTTTGGACTAACTTTATTTTAATATTCAAATTAAGACAATTAAAAAATTCAGAAGAACTTTCTGTAAATAAAAAAAAACAACCCGTAAAGGTTGTTTTTTTTATTTTGACTAAGTATCATTATTACATCTCATTAAGTTCATTGAACTCATGTAAAGATTTTAGTGTGTTTTCATAAAATAAAATTGCTGCAACAAGATTTCCCTTGTCAGAGTAAGGCATCATTTTTCTTTGAAACTCTACTGTTGTATCTAAGAAAGTTGTTGTTCCTACTGCCTGAGATTCTAGTATTTTTTTATGAACTGCATCGTCCGGAATACCTAAATCTGCCATTGTAACTCCTGGTTTAGTAACCAAAGCGATGTAAGGAAGGGTTTTTACTAAAACTTTAATACGTTCTATGTACAATTCTAAAAGTTCCCCTTTTTGCATACCGCTCAATTCTTTTTGATCGTGGTATTTACGGATCAAAGCTGTTGTACTGATAATGCTTCTTGGTGCATTCTTTGCTTGTGCTGAAATAGCTCCCGTTGTCAGGAAAAAAAGCGCACATAGTAAAATAATCTTGCTCTTCATTTTAATTTGTAATTGGTTGTTGGTAAAAACAAAAATATATAAATTAACTTAAATTACAACTTATTGCTTTCTTTTTTTTAATATAACAACTAATTTTAAGGTGTTTTTAAGGTTATGACTTAATTATCCTAAAACGCCCGGGATATTTTATCCATATACTTTTTTTGTTGCCGTAATAATCCATAAAATCTTCGCAAACAAAAACGGCATGTGCTGTTGACCATGCTACTACCCCGCAATATTCACTTCCGGATTGTCGCTTTAGCTTTTGTATTTGTTTGCCTATTTTAAATCCTAAATACTTATAAATTGTTGGTGTATAAACTGCTCCATCTTCCAGATCTTCCAAAGCTCTCTCAAAGGTGGCTTCTTTGTCAATAATTTGCTTGTATTTTGCCATCACCGCGTAGGTCAGGATTGCATATTCTGTTATTTTTTCGCTTTCGCAATTATCTTTAATAAATATAAAACCTGCAGATATTCTCGCTCTGTTTAGTTCCTCCGCCTTCAGATTAAATGATTCATTATTTTTTAATGTTATTTTATATAGATTGTCATTTAATTTTTCTTTTACAAAAAGGCTGTCTAATCCATAAACATTCAAAGAAGCTTTTATAAAAGCTATCGATGAACAATTGGTGCGTTCTCCTTGTTTAAAGCTTTCGAATATTTTATCTGAACTCAGTTGCGAGTAAGAATTAGAACAAACAAACATTAAAAGTAAAAATATTGAACTAACAGATT encodes:
- a CDS encoding sterol desaturase family protein, whose product is MFAIISSLFIKLSFFGAMPIEIEKIHEVEKSAPNLIVYALPVVLFFTILEFVVFYFLERKEYDKKETLGSVLIGFGNLTVNLLMKTGLLYAVVGIYNILPYRMEFNWWSLIPCFILYDFSSYWTHRISHYCRFFWATHVVHHSADHYNLTVSFRQSWFQYAKIVFFVPLIFAGFHPAIFFIANQLSVLYQFWVHTEAIGKLHPFIEKHFGTPSNHRVHHGSQEKYLDKNFGATFMIWDHLFDSFQYEEEKPRYGITSALKSKLNPLYLNIHEFQDIITDVKKANGFQKKMYYIFASPDAIAKKKLNKEEIQPIKLSVSCEEIKKNTDNFNNNFSNILAEKIMVQRP
- a CDS encoding RNA polymerase sigma-70 factor; its protein translation is MEYSNSDHINFIRNGNEAAFEKIFKMYFKNLHAFAYTFMKDTDIAEEIVQNVFFRIWEKKDQLQIDDSLKAYLYRSVHNESLNHIKHLKVKNSFQLQYSDHMESSDPDASSNMMASELENDIQKAINELPQQCRTIFQMSRFEQLKYQQIADQLNISIKTVENQMGKALRVLRTKLVEYLPFLLFLYYLIRRS
- a CDS encoding carboxypeptidase-like regulatory domain-containing protein, translating into MEKKGSFRFAYYSKLVSKDSLVSIHADQSTVKEVLDQLLNNHYEYKESTGFVILRYAPLELSLELEKNNIVGEYYVVSGYIVDTKTNKRVENASVYEKNALQSTLTNKEGYFELKLKNVQQTIELTVTKEKYKSITMMLLSEIKIQMGSRQTKSHYDAGDYTQIERTGIGRFFISSKQKIQSLNLGGLISQAPVQASLIPSLSTRGMMNSQISSSFSLNVLGGYTGGVRGLEIAGLYNITRMNVEALQMAGIFNTVGGSVNGVQLAGIYNNVFGDLKGLQMSGIHNSVKGSQIGLQITGIYNNVQQDSKGIQIAGIHNTVNGSQNGLQISGIYNIGNQKVRGLQIAGLFNYAKELKGIQFGLVNVTGSPSGYSLGLLNFKKDGYQKFTITRNEISDINFSIKTGDNKLYTILMAGRSERRNEEKLTSFGIGLGKNIRLGNRLAYNPEISAQYLYLGNCDYYNFLYKFDSAFTFRLFKGVAISGGPSFNIYSSQLRDKNAPDTNTSTFVQNRTERYNVIKDNGKGITGWVGWSFGLTLF
- a CDS encoding FecR family protein; protein product: MSQNNMNMNDDLLVKYLAGETDANESATVENWLKADKNNLTYYNGFKKIWDDSLLIASENNVDENAAWKRLQNRMHEKDVPVLPLKKSSQNWLRIVASILLISTLGWLGYSYFENKSANTLIQIHATNTTLNDTLPDGTTVTLNKNSSLSYTRKFKGDKRPVTLQGEAFFYVSPDKTKPFIITVNDVTVQVVGTSFNVKNKNGKTTVDVETGIVKVSKNNDQVELKHGEKVIIADLQLKLLKSISKGQLYNYYRNKELVCDQTPLQELVEALNEIYNVNITIKNPVLQEKPITTVFKDQSLDQILEVIQETFMIKMERNGNQILLE
- a CDS encoding DUF6134 family protein, which encodes MICTITTALLFWLLKKDTNPLFKSFSFQAIKSKIQFVPIFLFFALTSQAQKKTVNYNVLRNGSIIGQMQFYQKTNNDDVFLKISSEVKTRFIFGINVKTEEGSHFKNGKLMSSYVKRHVNGKEKANKTTQFVNSNYKTLSENKKGQIKEQYIDYNFMLLYSKEPVGEDQVYSDSFQQFLSIKKIDNHSYRIVLPDGDYNDYHFLNGICQKVELHHTLFTINIQIS